AGAGCTAACATAAGAAGTCAGCAGAGGAAAGGGGGAAAACTTGAAGCAAACTTTTTAGGCCCTTACATTATTACAGCAATCCAAGGTAAAAGTGCAGATCTTCAGGATTCCAATGGGACAATCATTCCAAAAGTAAATATTGACCAACTAAAGTTAAGCAAAGACAGCATGCCAAGAGTGCCACACCGGGgttcaaagaaaacagcagccaCATTACCAACAGCACAAccaggtccagcagcaccacaagctgcagcagcaccagcatCTGCTCTAGCTTCACAGGCTACAGCAGCACCAGTGGCGgtagcaccaccaccacctcctcctagAGCTACACAGCCTACAGCACCAATGGCATCACTTACATCACTATCGGTTCAAACACAACATCCATCTCCAGTTCCACAAGGTATAGCAATAACGGTATCAGATCCAGAGTCAGGAGCAACAGCACAGAAAGAGAACGAACCAGCCACAAGTGCTACAGCACCAGAATATGCTACAGCTGTACAAACCGAATCCCAAACAGCAGCAGACCCAGCCTCAAAGACCATAACAGCAGACCAGGCCTCACAAACCACAACAGCAGACCAGGCCTCACAAACCACAACAGCAGACCCAGCCTCACAAACCACAACAGCAGACCAGGCCTCACAAACCACAACGGCAGCAGACCCAGCATCACAGACCACAACGGCAGCAGACCCATCCTCACAGACCACAGCTCCAAATGCTACAACCACACAAGCCTCAGCTCCACAGATTACAGCCCAGCAATCTACAGCACAAACCATGGAAGCAACAGTTCCACTTGTGACACCAGCCCCAGCAACAGCCACACAAGCTAGCCCTGCACCACCTCCAGCATCACCCTCTCAGAGATACACTGAACCTGTTGCagagaaatgtaaataaatataatattttttattttttaaaaaaggacttTTGTTCCTATGACAGTGTTTGTTTCAGTACTCTGTAGATCATGGCATAGCaaattttacacctttaaaaagatttttttaggTATATTTCCTAAcagaatatttaaatttaacaatatgttaatgctttaaaaaaaaaaccttcatggGGCAAAACATTATAGAAAACTTGTAAAAGGATGTAAGCcacatgtgtaaaattacacaaATGAAAAAGTGAGTCCTTCAAAACTGTGAatctttcttttgttgttgtggaaCCCAGAATGTTAATGATTGATATTGTACATCTGATGTACACTAAGAgtgaaaagtttggacacaccttcatTTTAATGTTGCTTCTTAATTTCCTTGTCTATTTTGTAGATTCATTGTTGATTAGAACTcgaggcatcaaaactatgaatggaCACATATGGAGCACTAACCCTAACACAAATGATGTAGTAAAccaaaaaatatgaaagaaccaaaaatattttttatatcttAGATTCTTCAAattagccaccctttgctttgatcactgctttgcacactctagGCCTTCTGTCAGTGAGCTTCATGGGGTAGTCACATAAGATGATTGTCACTGCATGAAAAGCatgaacacacagaaaaacactgaatgggAAGGTGTGTCCCTAATTTTGACTAGTAGTGTATgttcttcattttcttcttttctgaaaTTGCTGTCATATATGCTGTTAGTGACATAGAATGCCCACTacaagcagtatattaatgttGTGATGATGACTGCCTGCCAGCAATAGTTCGAAAGATCAAATACTCTTTAAGAAGCTGCTTTTAACAGCCCAGAAATTGACACTCTATTTTAAAGACAATAAAACTAGTTTTGGAggagaaaaataacatttttccaGAAATGGTTATGTAATAGTAAAGGCCACAGGTGCAAGCCTTGAGCCTGagtattttaaaacatattcaTGTAGCTTCAactaaacataattttaaaaattgttgtAATAGGTGTttctgctggaaaaaaaatttgATAGGGGGCAAGAGCATTTCTATTGCTATGTATTTAAAttccttttcttttattaatatgaatttatttaaatttctttaGAGGACATTGTAAGTGTAACTTTACCcccaaataaaagcaaatttaagtgctcttttttttctacaaaataCAATGTTAAACCATGTGCCCATTTTATCAGCGTCTTAAAAGTATTTACCCTGAAACACGCCTTTTGTCAGAAAACTACATAAGAATTatgcattttaaattttgatttacATTTAGTCCTGATGACttgtctctttttctcattactttttgTAGATATAATGGATGCCTGGGCTGGAAAGAGTCCTCACGTTCTACTCTCCAAAATTGGTGCTTACAAATTATTCTACTGGGATATCCAACAAATTGGTCCGGACATGGAGTTGGAAAGTGAGGTACAGTGATCTTTACTGACAACAATGCAACTATCAGTGTTTTATTGCTTgacaacagttaaaaaatgtttacattttgtatTCGCAGTCTATTAATGCATATCTTGCGATCATGGTGAGACAATGCAATCGCCATAATTCAGCCAAAGCAGCATTCATTGATTCATTTTCAATGACTGCCATTTGGAAGAGAAAAGCTCCAAGACTCAAGGTAGGTATCTCTAGAAAGAATCTTGTGTGTATTGTTTAAGTACCTCAGATCATATCCACATCCAGATTTAGATTGGATAACAGCTTATGGAGAAAGAACGAATTGAGACTGGGGTTAGTAGATGTGGATAGTTTATTAGACTTGCCAGTTCTCTTT
This Oreochromis niloticus isolate F11D_XX unplaced genomic scaffold, O_niloticus_UMD_NMBU tig00007895_pilon, whole genome shotgun sequence DNA region includes the following protein-coding sequences:
- the LOC102083275 gene encoding actin cytoskeleton-regulatory complex protein pan1 isoform X2: MNGTIQRALCKVVGDQPEMWDEYLDAVMFGLRTKKQVTTKYSPYYLMFGREARYPSEIPEEFMVDESVEDIVGQEELSEDIQKHQKLLELVKDNVVKAQEKTKGKIKMMTRDVVFKVGDKVLRANIRSQQRKGGKLEANFLGPYIITAIQGKSADLQDSNGTIIPKVNIDQLKLSKDSMPRVPHRGSKKTAATLPTAQPGPAAPQAAAAPASALASQATAAPVAVAPPPPPPRATQPTAPMASLTSLSVQTQHPSPVPQGIAITVSDPESGATAQKENEPATSATAPEYATAVQTESQTAADPASKTITADQASQTTTADQASQTTTADPASQTTTADQASQTTTAADPASQTTTAADPSSQTTAPNATTTQASAPQITAQQSTAQTMEATVPLVTPAPATATQASPAPPPASPSQRYTEPVAEKYIMDAWAGKSPHVLLSKIGAYKLFYWDIQQIGPDMELESESINAYLAIMVRQCNRHNSAKAAFIDSFSMTAIWKRKAPRLKIKPMEHEVILGIVNEHHHWTLVVIYPQEKKSLYLDPLGETKQGIQNCLESTRAFMRKKGCNVSRWTCDTVKHPKQLDATSCGVFALKFAEKILQKESIDFPSTKKAINTHRLQIATTLLLR
- the LOC102083275 gene encoding uncharacterized protein LOC102083275 isoform X1, with product MNGTIQRALCKVVGDQPEMWDEYLDAVMFGLRTKKQVTTKYSPYYLMFGREARYPSEIPEEFMVDESVEDIVGQEELSEDIQKHQKLLELVKDNVVKAQEKTKGKIKMMTRDVVFKVGDKVLRANIRSQQRKGGKLEANFLGPYIITAIQGKSADLQDSNGTIIPKVNIDQLKLSKDSMPRVPHRGSKKTAATLPTAQPGPAAPQAAAAPASALASQATAAPVAVAPPPPPPRATQPTAPMASLTSLSVQTQHPSPVPQGIAITVSDPESGATAQKENEPATSATAPEYATAVQTESQTAADPASKTITADQASQTTTADQASQTTTADPASQTTTADQASQTTTAADPASQTTTAADPSSQTTAPNATTTQASAPQITAQQSTAQTMEATVPLVTPAPATATQASPAPPPASPSQRYTEPVAEKYIMDAWAGKSPHVLLSKIGAYKLFYWDIQQIGPDMELESESINAYLAIMVRQCNRHNSAKAAFIDSFSMTAIWKRKAPRLKIKPMEHEVILGIVNEHHHWTLVVIYPQEKKSLYLDPLGETKQGIQNCLESTRAFMRKKGCNVSRWTCDTVKHPKQLDATSCGVFALKFAEKILQKESIDFPSTKKAINTHRLQIATTLLLETDDLTNICLFCGEEEHETDNKWIQCEMCLRWFHQLCVKSPPPEDVFICFACT